Proteins encoded in a region of the candidate division KSB1 bacterium genome:
- a CDS encoding cyanophycinase: MKKFSIGILCFALCLFIGGASAQKKGHLLIIGGGKKPSDALEKFVALSGNGPILVITSASGEPEKEGPSVVKQLINAGAKNIRWLHIDRPEIANTDSVVKLIEAASAIFFTGGVQERLMQRIGGTRSEAAIKKIYFELGGVIGGTSAGAAVMSEVMITGNELINKDTTDAFTTIQANNIETKRGFGFLDKVIIDQHFAARKRHNRLISLVLEHPNLVGIGIDEDTAILVQPNGKFKVYGKGSVIVYDARKAKSIQVNKDGLLSGRNLKMAVLVDGDEFVINTKSRKTNLK; encoded by the coding sequence ATGAAAAAATTTTCAATAGGTATCCTGTGCTTTGCCTTATGCCTATTTATTGGGGGTGCTTCGGCACAGAAGAAAGGGCATTTGCTCATTATTGGTGGCGGAAAAAAGCCGTCAGATGCTTTGGAGAAATTTGTTGCTCTGAGCGGTAACGGGCCGATTTTGGTGATCACTTCAGCAAGCGGAGAACCGGAAAAGGAAGGGCCCTCAGTGGTTAAGCAGCTCATCAATGCTGGCGCGAAAAATATCCGATGGTTGCATATCGATCGGCCGGAAATTGCCAATACGGATAGCGTAGTAAAGCTGATCGAGGCGGCCTCTGCAATTTTTTTTACAGGGGGCGTGCAGGAACGGCTGATGCAGCGAATCGGAGGAACGCGAAGTGAAGCAGCGATTAAAAAAATCTATTTTGAGCTTGGCGGGGTCATTGGAGGTACCAGCGCTGGCGCTGCTGTCATGAGCGAAGTGATGATTACTGGAAATGAATTAATCAACAAAGACACCACCGACGCCTTCACAACGATCCAGGCAAACAATATTGAGACCAAACGGGGGTTCGGTTTTCTGGACAAGGTTATCATCGATCAGCATTTTGCAGCGAGGAAACGGCATAATCGGCTCATCAGCCTGGTGCTAGAACATCCGAATTTGGTGGGAATTGGCATTGACGAGGATACCGCTATTCTAGTTCAACCTAATGGCAAATTCAAAGTCTATGGCAAAGGCTCGGTGATCGTTTATGATGCCCGAAAAGCGAAATCCATTCAGGTCAATAAGGACGGCTTACTGAGTGGACGAAATCTGAAAATGGCGGTGCTGGTTGATGGTGATGAGTTCGTTATAAATACCAAATCCCGAAAAACAAATCTCAAATAA
- a CDS encoding M20/M25/M40 family metallo-hydrolase: MRVDDRRLLDLFLQLIKIDSVSLHERAMMDFLKEKLSGWQIEAKEDDAGQKIGGNAGNLIVKLPCDSSDELPLVLLAHTDTVRSTAGVRPQIKNGVICSDGSTILGADNRSGVALILYVITEIIERKIRHRSLEVVFTVAEELGMLGTLALDFSQLRAKEGYVFDCSARPGSYVAESPTAYDFRVECRGRAAHSAVAPEKGINAISMALEIMNQFPVGRINPQTVANIGTIQGGSADNVVPDQVVFTGEFRSFAPEEIERLKASLHSSCRSVGQKYGGQCKVTFKLGFQGYKFDSETPVVQRLHRAMKELQLVPSPMVYSGGSDVNVLNANGIMAVNVGIGASNPHSNQEQIALADMVKGAELVLKLVEAEER; the protein is encoded by the coding sequence ATGAGAGTTGATGACCGAAGGTTACTGGATCTATTTCTGCAATTAATTAAAATTGATAGTGTCTCGCTTCATGAGCGTGCCATGATGGATTTTCTGAAAGAGAAGCTGAGCGGTTGGCAAATTGAGGCAAAAGAGGATGATGCGGGACAAAAAATTGGCGGCAATGCTGGGAATCTGATAGTTAAGCTTCCTTGCGATTCGAGCGACGAATTACCATTGGTGCTTTTGGCGCACACCGATACGGTTCGTTCTACTGCTGGCGTTAGGCCGCAGATCAAGAATGGTGTGATTTGTAGCGATGGTTCGACGATTTTGGGTGCGGATAATCGGAGCGGTGTGGCTTTAATTTTATATGTGATCACCGAAATTATCGAAAGAAAAATCCGACATCGAAGTCTCGAAGTTGTTTTTACCGTTGCCGAAGAATTGGGAATGCTTGGAACGCTCGCGTTGGATTTCAGCCAGCTTCGAGCCAAGGAGGGATATGTGTTCGATTGTTCGGCGCGGCCAGGCAGCTATGTGGCTGAATCACCCACCGCTTATGATTTTCGGGTCGAATGTCGGGGGCGCGCAGCCCATTCGGCTGTAGCACCTGAAAAAGGGATCAATGCCATCTCCATGGCGCTGGAAATCATGAACCAATTTCCTGTGGGTCGAATTAATCCGCAGACCGTGGCCAATATCGGCACGATTCAGGGGGGCTCTGCCGACAATGTGGTCCCAGATCAAGTGGTTTTCACTGGTGAATTTCGGTCATTCGCGCCAGAGGAGATCGAGCGATTGAAAGCGAGTTTGCACTCAAGCTGTCGCTCCGTGGGTCAAAAATACGGTGGTCAGTGCAAAGTGACATTTAAGCTAGGTTTTCAAGGCTATAAATTTGACTCTGAAACGCCCGTAGTGCAGCGCCTTCACCGGGCCATGAAGGAACTGCAGCTCGTCCCATCGCCTATGGTTTATTCTGGCGGCAGCGATGTGAACGTGTTGAATGCCAATGGCATCATGGCGGTGAATGTCGGCATTGGAGCGAGCAACCCGCATTCCAATCAGGAACAGATTGCGCTGGCCGATATGGTCAAAGGAGCGGAATTGGTATTGAAATTGGTCGAAGCGGAGGAACGATGA
- a CDS encoding MurR/RpiR family transcriptional regulator, translating to MEQRKAIERAILDLVPSLPPNQKKVADFFLEHLSLVALLPIKDVALRAAVSEASIVRFAQMLGFKGYKELKDALSTTLKNQLSPTEYYQLAITEKEKTPDIFKLVAHNVITNINDTIKSIEYNVFSNAVDSIIAAHRIYCLGMELSHHLSRLMTFLLRTYSYDAHYLSVDFLQYREQIAYMTPQDLLIAFSFSPYSRETVEAISFAKERGIPSVAFTDKKTAPIREFATYCLQIKTDNIMFSNSLGAIVTVINAMIIELNFRDKERTLKALKIIEENIKDERYFIR from the coding sequence ATGGAACAACGAAAAGCGATTGAGCGCGCCATCTTGGATCTGGTACCTTCGCTACCGCCCAATCAGAAGAAAGTGGCGGATTTTTTTCTGGAGCACCTGAGCCTGGTCGCGTTGCTTCCAATTAAGGATGTCGCGCTTCGCGCCGCGGTGAGCGAAGCGTCGATCGTCCGATTTGCCCAAATGCTTGGATTCAAGGGCTATAAAGAACTTAAGGACGCGCTATCAACTACATTGAAAAACCAGCTTTCCCCAACCGAATACTACCAATTAGCCATCACCGAAAAAGAAAAAACGCCAGATATTTTCAAGCTTGTTGCTCACAATGTCATCACCAATATTAACGATACCATCAAGTCGATTGAATACAACGTTTTTTCAAATGCTGTGGATAGCATTATTGCAGCGCATCGCATCTATTGCCTTGGAATGGAGCTATCCCATCATTTATCGCGGCTCATGACTTTTCTGCTTCGGACTTATAGCTACGACGCACATTATTTATCGGTGGATTTTCTGCAGTACCGCGAACAAATCGCTTATATGACACCTCAAGATTTATTGATTGCCTTCAGCTTTTCACCATACTCTCGAGAGACAGTAGAGGCGATTTCGTTTGCAAAAGAACGGGGCATTCCAAGCGTTGCTTTCACTGATAAGAAGACGGCACCGATCCGCGAATTTGCCACCTACTGCTTGCAGATTAAAACCGATAATATCATGTTCAGTAATTCGCTGGGGGCGATTGTGACTGTCATCAATGCCATGATTATTGAGTTGAATTTTCGCGATAAAGAACGAACGCTGAAAGCATTGAAAATCATTGAAGAGAACATCAAAGACGAAAGGTACTTCATCAGATGA
- a CDS encoding GWxTD domain-containing protein, with the protein MRVHSAYSLVMFVWLVAHSFAQVSFKNEAQRQAAFRCILSEELVRIYDQIFDPELKLNWEQKYWKLLDPTPETDENEIYLQFIDRFRYAQRHFSNSVGPLFLDDRGKYYLKYGEPDDRVISSGVGKAYRDNETWAYYQYNLFIDFVDQLGFGYREVPSLLDAITSGPSNLKIRYAADLYRERSSLHQRYYLFGAIADEYSGLSSESKFYQLSRELSNDKNLALETAPAVDFKFSYKKQRLDAQMECATFRGEEQFSRVECYYSFPLRQLKFEPGQQFPLECLVNKSFVVFDQNFEKILQREENIQVVAEQPAEIEKRVYLNQHIEQLPPGFYHIVLKLESNSSNRLAILRGQLRVKDFRSDTLTISDIQLSTQIREGISQQRYLKPNNILVVPYAWNVLRRTTPCYIYFELYNLTLSDQGITRFRIEYELQTVSEPSSSPLDVATQFISHLVRGDKSEQKIGSSFESEGKAEFQQIYLLLDFSKFPPGSCILKIWATDLVSGGVATAMKRLIIN; encoded by the coding sequence ATGAGAGTTCACTCTGCCTATTCCCTTGTAATGTTTGTATGGCTGGTCGCTCATAGCTTTGCGCAGGTTTCGTTCAAAAATGAGGCGCAACGGCAGGCTGCGTTTCGATGCATTTTGTCAGAAGAACTCGTTCGGATCTATGACCAAATCTTTGACCCAGAATTGAAGCTTAATTGGGAACAAAAGTATTGGAAGCTTTTAGACCCCACTCCGGAAACCGATGAGAATGAGATATATCTCCAATTTATCGATAGGTTTCGTTATGCTCAAAGACATTTCTCCAATTCTGTGGGGCCGCTTTTTCTGGATGATCGGGGAAAATATTATTTGAAGTATGGCGAGCCAGATGATCGAGTCATTTCCTCTGGGGTCGGCAAAGCTTATCGCGATAATGAGACCTGGGCCTATTACCAATACAATTTATTCATCGATTTTGTCGATCAACTGGGATTTGGCTATCGTGAAGTGCCAAGCTTATTGGACGCCATTACCAGCGGTCCATCGAATCTGAAAATCAGATATGCTGCTGATCTGTATCGAGAACGGTCTTCATTGCATCAACGCTATTACCTGTTCGGTGCAATAGCAGATGAATATTCTGGGTTATCAAGCGAGTCAAAATTCTACCAGCTTAGCCGAGAACTTAGCAATGATAAGAACTTGGCTTTGGAAACAGCCCCTGCAGTTGATTTCAAATTTAGTTATAAGAAACAGCGGTTGGACGCCCAGATGGAGTGCGCCACTTTTCGCGGCGAAGAACAATTCAGCCGTGTGGAATGCTATTATTCCTTTCCTTTGCGACAATTGAAATTTGAGCCAGGCCAGCAGTTTCCGTTGGAATGCTTGGTGAACAAATCGTTTGTCGTATTCGATCAGAATTTCGAAAAGATTTTGCAGCGAGAGGAAAATATTCAAGTGGTGGCCGAACAGCCGGCGGAAATCGAAAAACGCGTTTATCTCAATCAGCACATTGAACAGTTGCCACCTGGTTTTTATCATATCGTTTTGAAATTAGAGAGCAATTCCAGCAACCGATTGGCTATATTGCGCGGTCAATTAAGGGTCAAGGATTTTCGGTCTGACACTCTGACGATCAGCGATATTCAGCTCTCGACCCAGATTCGCGAGGGCATCTCTCAACAGCGTTATCTCAAGCCCAATAACATTCTGGTGGTGCCATATGCATGGAACGTGTTGCGAAGAACCACCCCCTGCTACATTTATTTCGAGCTTTATAATTTAACTCTAAGCGATCAAGGCATCACCCGATTTCGGATTGAGTATGAGTTACAGACGGTCTCAGAACCATCTAGTTCTCCCCTTGATGTCGCCACTCAGTTTATCAGTCATCTAGTGAGAGGCGATAAATCCGAACAAAAGATCGGCAGCAGTTTTGAGTCCGAAGGTAAAGCGGAGTTCCAGCAAATTTATCTGTTGCTCGATTTTTCCAAATTTCCTCCTGGCTCATGCATATTGAAAATTTGGGCAACCGATCTTGTCAGCGGTGGCGTTGCGACAGCGATGAAAAGACTGATAATAAACTGA
- a CDS encoding PorV/PorQ family protein codes for MERKTIYITLAVLLSVSLVFAGNDNTGTSAANFLKIGVGARGNALGGAFIASVNDNTALYWNPAGIAQISTLQVGICYTDWILDVSHNFLGVVYPLGRAGAIGFSAISLSMGDMKTLTPSEPDGTGAYFTANDLALGISYARQLTDRFSVGVSAKYVHESISFSTAGTFAIDAGTQFDTGYRGLKIGMSITNFGGKLTLKGTDQMTKADIDEVIEGNPEKEARLETEGWTLPLMFRFGLSMDLIQRGANRLTTNFDFNDPRDNNPFAVLGAEYGWNNMLFLRAGVIYRSVSFDELKLTKAEELDLIYDFRLAFGAGVNLKLPGMASQIRFDYSYTDLGVLTQAHSFSFTFGL; via the coding sequence ATGGAGCGAAAGACCATATATATCACATTAGCGGTGCTGTTATCCGTTTCGCTGGTATTTGCTGGGAACGATAACACTGGCACATCAGCAGCCAATTTCTTAAAAATTGGGGTAGGTGCGCGCGGTAATGCGCTCGGCGGTGCATTTATTGCCAGCGTAAATGACAATACTGCGCTCTATTGGAACCCTGCTGGCATCGCACAAATCAGCACGTTGCAGGTCGGAATTTGCTATACAGATTGGATTCTGGATGTTAGTCACAACTTTCTCGGTGTGGTTTATCCGCTTGGCCGCGCTGGTGCGATCGGTTTCAGCGCCATCTCGCTATCCATGGGAGATATGAAAACCCTCACCCCTTCAGAACCGGATGGCACGGGCGCATATTTCACCGCCAATGATCTGGCATTGGGAATCAGTTATGCTCGACAATTGACGGATCGATTCTCTGTTGGCGTCTCGGCGAAATATGTCCATGAGTCGATCAGCTTCTCCACCGCTGGAACCTTTGCCATTGATGCCGGGACACAATTCGACACTGGCTATCGCGGCCTGAAGATCGGCATGAGCATCACGAATTTCGGTGGAAAGTTAACGCTAAAAGGCACAGATCAAATGACCAAAGCGGATATCGACGAAGTGATCGAGGGAAATCCTGAGAAAGAGGCGCGGTTGGAGACCGAGGGCTGGACCTTACCACTGATGTTCCGTTTTGGACTTTCCATGGATTTGATCCAGCGAGGTGCTAATCGCCTGACCACCAACTTCGATTTCAATGATCCGCGCGACAATAATCCCTTTGCCGTGCTGGGCGCGGAGTACGGATGGAACAATATGCTATTCTTGCGCGCTGGAGTAATTTATCGTTCTGTGTCATTTGATGAACTGAAACTCACTAAGGCTGAAGAACTTGATCTGATCTATGATTTTCGGCTCGCTTTTGGTGCAGGAGTCAATCTGAAGCTCCCCGGGATGGCATCGCAGATCCGATTCGATTATTCCTATACAGATCTCGGGGTACTGACCCAGGCTCATAGTTTTTCTTTCACTTTTGGCCTGTAA
- a CDS encoding TonB-dependent receptor has product MRKLVNFVIWLPISLSLIVALAHSGTTGKIAGVVKDSQTGVALAGASVMIEGTTMGAAADQSGYYFIINIPPGKYRLKAMMMGYKSVVKTDVQVTIDLTTKIDFALEPTVLVGEVVEVTAERPLIEKDVTSSSSVTTSEQIDKMPVSTFKEVLVITPGFVESGPGDSRTINVRGGRTNELSYMIDGFYVEDPLFGGMGSDVANVGISEMAVLTGTFNAEYGEAMSGVLNIVTKEGGSNYSGRIRFFTDKFVNPHTYKYLYKYLDENGRWTDKDGNLVTGEYNPQTIPGQNLYDPKFWEKRTKRETDFNQFQTEVNLGGPIPFLGSKNTFFIASDAYDSDTYLGWTGQPYVKERRGNAKLVLRPINPIKLIIGAVGGKKRFREYSHTNKYVPQNTGTNYDENLLLNGTLTHQISPSTFYTIRSSVFFTNRAYYKYKAEDFFSGKDEKGNWQILDPDSLLPDGSPNPTFHQYTGLANISPSDQEYEFDTVFWDAEDSTWTSGGGATWEDRRNTITSAKFDLTSQVTKVHQVKFGFELKETHLRYHYVYGPYLAIPDVQKYDHRPIEGSAYLQDKMEFENLGIVVNAGLRLDYMNTRAKYIFDPHKPTAETVIDPLTGKERKNLTDAEKKLYLSPRLGFAHPIMDKAVLHFAYGHFYQIPQYSYLFLTENMDDPLYPFPNMSINGIYTQLGNANLKPEKTIAYEIGVETKLTENIALDVTLYYKNIYDYTTFRRYQAVPVQYHRFINQDYANSKGVEVTLKKRFSGYFGGQINYTLSKAEGNAADVTSSFNDWYNFSVNKTYPPKKTINMPWDQTHTVNFVLDIGKTGNWGMNIVGSYGSGLPYTPLSSRGLRIDEPYSARQPWTMTVDLRATKDFKWHGIDFTLYGDFENILNKKNVYLVYGSTGKPDVNANWDYSVDWITRPYYWGPPRTFKIGASIGF; this is encoded by the coding sequence ATGCGCAAGCTTGTCAATTTCGTGATCTGGTTGCCGATTTCCCTCTCCCTGATCGTCGCGCTGGCACATAGTGGGACGACCGGGAAGATCGCTGGCGTAGTTAAAGACAGCCAAACTGGGGTCGCCCTTGCTGGCGCTAGTGTCATGATTGAGGGAACTACCATGGGGGCAGCAGCAGATCAAAGCGGCTATTATTTCATCATCAATATCCCGCCCGGCAAATATCGGCTCAAAGCGATGATGATGGGATACAAATCAGTGGTCAAAACCGATGTGCAGGTGACCATTGACCTAACGACCAAAATCGACTTTGCGCTTGAGCCGACAGTTCTGGTCGGAGAGGTCGTCGAAGTCACCGCAGAACGACCGTTGATCGAAAAAGATGTGACATCTTCTTCCAGTGTGACAACCAGCGAACAAATCGATAAAATGCCAGTCTCTACATTCAAAGAAGTACTGGTGATCACTCCGGGTTTCGTTGAAAGTGGACCTGGGGATAGCCGAACCATCAATGTCCGCGGTGGCCGAACCAACGAACTCTCGTATATGATCGATGGTTTCTATGTGGAAGATCCGTTGTTCGGCGGTATGGGCAGTGATGTCGCCAACGTCGGCATTTCCGAAATGGCGGTGCTGACTGGCACATTCAATGCCGAATACGGCGAAGCGATGTCTGGCGTGTTGAATATCGTAACGAAAGAGGGGGGAAGCAACTACAGCGGACGGATTCGATTCTTTACCGACAAATTTGTCAATCCCCATACCTACAAATATCTCTACAAGTATCTCGACGAGAATGGCCGCTGGACCGATAAAGATGGGAATTTGGTCACTGGCGAATATAATCCCCAGACCATCCCTGGACAAAACCTCTACGATCCCAAATTTTGGGAGAAAAGAACCAAAAGGGAAACAGATTTCAATCAATTTCAAACCGAGGTGAACCTAGGCGGTCCCATTCCATTTTTGGGTAGCAAGAACACTTTTTTTATCGCCAGCGATGCCTACGATTCAGATACCTACTTGGGCTGGACTGGTCAGCCTTATGTAAAAGAGCGTCGGGGTAATGCGAAATTGGTATTGCGACCAATTAATCCGATTAAACTGATCATCGGAGCGGTTGGTGGAAAGAAGCGTTTTCGAGAATATAGCCATACCAATAAATATGTGCCGCAGAATACTGGCACTAATTATGATGAGAACTTGTTACTGAATGGCACGCTCACGCATCAGATCAGCCCCAGCACATTCTACACCATTCGATCTTCAGTGTTTTTCACCAATCGTGCCTACTACAAGTACAAAGCTGAGGATTTTTTTAGCGGCAAAGATGAAAAAGGAAATTGGCAGATTTTGGATCCAGATTCCTTGTTGCCAGATGGTTCGCCTAATCCCACGTTTCATCAGTACACGGGATTGGCCAATATTTCGCCATCAGATCAGGAATATGAATTCGACACGGTATTCTGGGATGCTGAGGATTCGACTTGGACATCAGGCGGAGGCGCTACCTGGGAGGATCGAAGAAATACCATCACCTCTGCCAAGTTCGATCTCACCAGTCAGGTCACCAAAGTCCATCAAGTCAAATTCGGTTTTGAGTTGAAGGAGACGCATCTGCGATATCATTATGTTTATGGCCCATACTTGGCAATACCCGATGTTCAGAAGTACGATCATCGCCCCATCGAAGGTTCGGCTTACCTCCAGGACAAAATGGAATTTGAAAATCTTGGGATTGTGGTCAATGCCGGGCTTCGGCTGGACTATATGAATACTCGAGCCAAGTATATTTTCGATCCGCACAAACCGACGGCTGAAACGGTCATTGATCCGCTCACTGGCAAGGAACGGAAGAACCTGACCGATGCAGAGAAAAAATTGTACCTGAGCCCACGGCTGGGATTTGCGCATCCCATCATGGACAAGGCGGTACTCCATTTCGCTTATGGCCATTTCTACCAGATCCCTCAATACTCCTATTTGTTCCTGACTGAAAACATGGACGATCCGCTTTATCCCTTCCCCAATATGTCGATCAATGGCATTTATACCCAATTGGGCAATGCCAATCTTAAGCCAGAGAAGACCATCGCCTATGAAATCGGTGTTGAAACGAAATTGACCGAAAATATCGCCCTGGATGTGACTTTGTACTATAAAAATATCTACGACTATACCACATTTCGGCGCTACCAGGCGGTTCCCGTCCAATATCATCGGTTCATCAATCAAGATTACGCCAATAGCAAAGGCGTCGAGGTCACGTTGAAAAAGCGTTTCTCTGGATACTTCGGTGGTCAGATTAATTATACGCTTTCTAAGGCTGAGGGCAACGCGGCAGATGTGACCAGCAGTTTTAATGACTGGTACAATTTTTCGGTGAACAAGACTTATCCGCCCAAAAAGACCATCAATATGCCCTGGGATCAGACCCATACAGTCAATTTTGTGCTCGATATTGGCAAAACTGGGAATTGGGGCATGAATATCGTTGGCAGTTATGGCAGTGGTTTACCCTATACACCCCTCAGCAGCCGCGGTTTAAGGATCGATGAGCCCTATAGCGCTCGCCAGCCATGGACCATGACAGTCGATTTGCGCGCTACGAAAGATTTTAAGTGGCATGGGATCGATTTCACGCTATACGGTGACTTCGAAAATATTTTGAATAAGAAAAATGTTTACCTCGTCTATGGCTCTACGGGCAAGCCTGATGTCAATGCCAACTGGGATTATTCAGTGGATTGGATCACTCGACCCTATTATTGGGGGCCGCCACGGACCTTCAAAATTGGCGCAAGCATTGGGTTTTAA
- a CDS encoding FG-GAP-like repeat-containing protein yields the protein MRGKIGTILLLVALALMFSVADNFAQPQFVRKAEIPIPEANLNNGGTGNMIAGTDIDKDGRVEIFLVNDNWNDGPTELIPRIYKLEKDGENWVVVWKATANIPKQNTWPCFTMGDLDKDGKPELYWGPVNFLEAGNENPPRILVFESKGDGSDEMGVPDGTGNYLPNAKWTIATENNQNIRPMRWVIADPDNDGTEELIFADRTGKSGAGYFCGVVSVSNIPDNGDGSETWTLEVSGLDFNLKSGTAQNKWDVAVIGPHIYSFCENEITKFTWDGSAWQYDALPPMAGGSPNQSCQVVDLNKDGVKEIILAVYDWGNDAYKGIYLLQEDADSLKRTELVNMAKYWPSGSRGPWGSAAGDIDGDGHLDFVFGSRASTPNAAIFRLAYRGGDITDPANYEFAMIDSMYADGGIWTVLNIANVDDDPEMEVLYTSSTDAGTFPNMGTQPIVVLDYVGPKPMKFDNLIVAPEVLFNGQPPTGLLFKPGRILDNGQTIWFCGVNATARETYVFRSIDGGKTFTHNTTPIKGRAAQVDAFDANTALVADAEGKIYKTVDGGATWVEKHSYMISVIAPGWFDGIRVLDENTAVAFGDFEPNGNMYFVRSTDKGETWTQIPGINFLGAAYAYYTWGTAACTVGPKVWLAATNMEYNASFVFRSFDLGVTWESFTIPVEVIPNYPRSIAFSDENNGMIAARGGYVIMSTDGGATWSPTDNPVASTDSYVNSVVAIPNSNIILAMDDLGVFYTTDLGATWGQINTPAELDPDDFVGGVFLNKDFGYVFTYGGKVLRFENQITRVSEPRAHYQPKDFSLEQNYPNPFNPSTTITFSIARAERVTLNIYNLMGEHIKTLVDGSMMPGSYSVQWDGTDMAGNKVSSGTYLYTLWIGNQQLTRKMLFLK from the coding sequence ATGAGAGGTAAAATCGGTACAATTTTATTGCTAGTGGCGCTGGCGCTGATGTTCAGCGTTGCCGACAATTTTGCCCAACCGCAATTTGTGCGGAAAGCTGAGATTCCGATCCCCGAAGCGAATCTCAATAATGGCGGCACCGGGAATATGATCGCTGGCACCGATATCGACAAGGACGGTCGCGTGGAGATCTTCCTGGTGAATGACAACTGGAACGACGGGCCAACCGAATTGATCCCTCGCATCTATAAGCTAGAAAAAGATGGGGAGAATTGGGTAGTGGTCTGGAAGGCGACCGCCAATATTCCCAAGCAAAACACTTGGCCGTGCTTCACCATGGGTGACCTGGACAAAGACGGCAAACCAGAGCTTTACTGGGGACCAGTGAATTTCTTGGAAGCAGGCAATGAGAATCCCCCAAGAATATTGGTGTTTGAATCCAAAGGTGACGGCAGCGATGAGATGGGTGTGCCAGATGGTACTGGGAACTATCTCCCCAACGCCAAATGGACCATCGCGACCGAAAACAACCAAAACATTCGTCCAATGCGATGGGTGATCGCCGATCCGGATAATGATGGAACGGAAGAACTAATTTTTGCCGATCGCACTGGAAAGTCGGGCGCTGGATATTTCTGCGGGGTGGTTTCAGTGAGCAACATCCCAGACAACGGTGATGGCTCTGAGACCTGGACCCTGGAGGTGAGCGGTTTGGATTTCAACTTGAAGTCAGGGACAGCCCAGAACAAGTGGGACGTGGCTGTGATCGGACCGCATATTTATAGCTTCTGCGAGAACGAAATCACCAAGTTTACTTGGGACGGAAGCGCCTGGCAATATGACGCGTTGCCTCCCATGGCTGGGGGCTCTCCGAATCAATCGTGCCAGGTGGTTGATTTGAACAAGGACGGAGTCAAAGAGATTATTCTGGCCGTTTATGATTGGGGCAACGATGCGTACAAGGGCATTTACTTGTTGCAAGAAGATGCGGATTCGCTCAAGCGGACCGAGTTGGTGAATATGGCAAAATATTGGCCCAGCGGCTCTCGTGGTCCCTGGGGAAGTGCCGCCGGTGACATCGATGGGGATGGCCATCTCGATTTCGTTTTCGGCTCCCGCGCCTCGACCCCTAACGCGGCTATCTTCCGACTTGCCTATCGCGGTGGCGACATCACCGATCCCGCTAACTATGAATTCGCCATGATCGATTCGATGTACGCGGATGGTGGAATTTGGACCGTATTGAACATCGCCAATGTCGATGATGATCCAGAGATGGAAGTGCTCTACACATCCAGCACGGATGCAGGCACGTTCCCGAACATGGGAACCCAGCCGATCGTGGTCTTGGATTATGTCGGCCCCAAGCCCATGAAGTTCGATAATTTGATCGTGGCGCCGGAGGTGTTATTCAATGGGCAGCCGCCCACGGGATTGCTGTTTAAGCCCGGTCGAATCCTCGATAACGGCCAAACGATCTGGTTCTGCGGCGTGAACGCCACGGCACGAGAGACCTACGTATTCCGATCTATCGATGGTGGAAAGACATTCACCCATAATACGACGCCTATCAAAGGTCGCGCAGCACAAGTGGATGCCTTTGATGCCAATACCGCCTTGGTTGCCGATGCCGAGGGCAAAATCTACAAGACAGTGGACGGAGGCGCCACCTGGGTGGAAAAGCACTCCTACATGATCAGTGTCATCGCCCCGGGATGGTTTGATGGCATTCGGGTGCTCGATGAAAATACGGCAGTCGCGTTCGGTGATTTTGAACCGAATGGCAATATGTATTTTGTCCGATCCACGGATAAGGGTGAGACCTGGACCCAAATTCCTGGCATAAATTTCCTGGGAGCAGCCTATGCTTATTATACTTGGGGCACGGCAGCGTGCACCGTGGGACCAAAGGTCTGGCTTGCTGCAACCAATATGGAATATAATGCCTCATTTGTGTTCCGCTCATTTGATCTCGGCGTGACGTGGGAAAGCTTTACGATTCCAGTCGAGGTTATCCCCAATTATCCGCGGTCGATCGCGTTTAGCGATGAGAACAATGGCATGATCGCTGCCCGCGGCGGATATGTTATCATGTCTACAGACGGAGGCGCTACCTGGTCGCCAACCGATAATCCTGTGGCCTCGACCGATAGCTATGTCAACAGCGTCGTGGCAATACCAAATAGCAACATCATCCTCGCAATGGATGATCTTGGCGTTTTCTATACCACTGATTTGGGAGCCACCTGGGGACAGATCAATACTCCTGCCGAGTTAGATCCTGATGATTTCGTCGGCGGAGTGTTCCTAAATAAAGATTTTGGCTATGTGTTCACCTATGGTGGGAAAGTGCTCCGCTTCGAAAACCAGATCACCCGCGTCAGCGAGCCTCGGGCTCATTATCAGCCCAAGGATTTCTCACTGGAACAAAATTACCCCAACCCATTCAATCCTTCCACTACCATTACGTTTAGTATTGCGCGCGCTGAGAGAGTAACGCTCAACATCTACAACCTGATGGGCGAGCACATTAAGACCTTGGTAGATGGAAGCATGATGCCTGGGAGCTATTCGGTCCAGTGGGATGGCACGGACATGGCTGGCAATAAGGTCAGCAGCGGAACGTATTTGTATACGCTGTGGATCGGGAATCAGCAATTGACCAGAAAGATGCTATTCTTGAAATAG